From the genome of Streptomyces sp. NBC_01260, one region includes:
- a CDS encoding NAD(P)H-quinone dehydrogenase: MTRIVIIGGGPGGYEAALVGAQLGAEVTVVDCDGLGGASVLTDCVPSKTLIATAEVMTTFDSSYEELGIIVADDTPHMEQAARVVGVDLGKVNRRVKRLALAQSHDITASVTRAGARVMRGRGRLEGLQAADGSRQVVVTAADGTEETLSADAVLIATGGHPREIPDALPDGERILNWTQVYDLDELPEELIVVGSGVTGAEFAGAYQALGSRVTLVSSRDRVLPGEDPDAAAVLEDVFRRRGMNVMARSRAQSAKRVGDRVEVTLADGRVISGSHCLMAVGAIPNSAGMGLEEAGVKLKDSGHIWTDKVSRTSAPGVYAAGDVTGIFALASVAAMQGRIAMYHFLGDAVTPLNLKTVSSNVFTDPEIATVGYSQSDVDGGKIDARVVKLPLLRNPRAKMQGIRDGFVKIFCRPGTGIVVGGCVVAPRASELIHPISIAVDNNLTVEQIANAFTVYPSLSGSIAEVARQLHTRKQAGEA, encoded by the coding sequence GTGACCCGGATCGTGATCATCGGCGGCGGACCCGGCGGGTACGAGGCGGCATTGGTGGGCGCCCAGCTCGGCGCGGAGGTGACCGTCGTCGACTGCGACGGCCTCGGCGGCGCGTCCGTGCTCACCGACTGCGTGCCCTCGAAGACCCTGATCGCGACGGCGGAGGTGATGACCACCTTCGACTCCTCGTACGAGGAGCTGGGCATCATCGTCGCGGACGACACGCCGCACATGGAACAGGCGGCGCGTGTGGTCGGCGTCGATCTGGGCAAGGTCAACCGACGGGTGAAGCGCCTGGCGCTCGCCCAGTCCCACGACATCACCGCCTCCGTCACCCGTGCGGGTGCGCGGGTGATGCGCGGACGCGGCCGGCTGGAGGGACTCCAGGCCGCCGACGGCTCCCGCCAGGTCGTGGTCACCGCGGCCGACGGCACGGAGGAGACCCTCTCCGCCGACGCCGTGCTGATCGCGACCGGCGGTCACCCCCGGGAGATCCCGGACGCGCTCCCCGACGGCGAGCGGATCCTGAACTGGACCCAGGTCTACGACCTCGACGAGCTCCCCGAGGAGCTCATCGTGGTCGGCTCGGGTGTCACGGGTGCGGAGTTCGCCGGCGCCTACCAGGCCCTCGGCTCCCGCGTCACGCTCGTCTCGTCCCGGGACCGGGTGCTGCCGGGCGAGGACCCGGACGCGGCCGCCGTCCTGGAGGACGTCTTCCGGCGCCGCGGCATGAACGTGATGGCCCGCTCCCGCGCCCAGTCCGCCAAGCGCGTCGGTGACCGCGTCGAGGTCACCCTCGCCGACGGCCGGGTCATCTCCGGCTCGCACTGCCTGATGGCGGTCGGCGCGATCCCGAACAGCGCCGGCATGGGCCTGGAGGAGGCCGGGGTCAAGCTCAAGGACTCGGGCCACATCTGGACCGACAAGGTCTCCCGCACCAGCGCGCCGGGTGTCTACGCGGCCGGTGACGTCACCGGGATCTTCGCGCTCGCCTCGGTCGCCGCGATGCAGGGCCGGATCGCGATGTACCACTTCCTCGGTGACGCGGTGACGCCGCTGAACCTGAAGACGGTCTCCTCGAACGTCTTCACCGACCCGGAGATCGCCACGGTCGGCTACAGCCAGTCCGATGTCGACGGGGGCAAGATCGACGCCCGGGTCGTCAAGCTGCCGCTGCTGCGCAACCCGCGCGCCAAGATGCAGGGCATCCGGGACGGTTTCGTCAAAATATTCTGCCGGCCCGGTACCGGCATCGTGGTCGGCGGCTGTGTCGTCGCACCGCGGGCGAGCGAGCTGATCCACCCCATCTCGATCGCGGTCGACAACAATCTGACGGTGGAACAGATCGCAAACGCCTTCACTGTGTATCCGTCCCTGTCGGGATCGATCGCCGAAGTGGCCCGTCAGTTGCACACCCGTAAGCAGGCGGGCGAAGCCTAG
- a CDS encoding gamma-glutamylcyclotransferase, producing MSLYAAYAGNLDARLMTRRAPHSPLRGTGWLNGWRLTFGGEQMGWEGALATVVEAPRSQVFVALYDLAPMDEDSMDRWEGVGLDIYRRMRVRVHTLDGEEPAWMYVLNGYEGGLPSARYLGEIADAADSAGAPHDYAMELRKRPC from the coding sequence ATGTCGCTCTACGCCGCATACGCCGGCAACCTCGACGCGCGGCTGATGACGCGCCGCGCACCGCACTCGCCGCTGCGCGGAACCGGCTGGCTGAACGGCTGGCGGCTGACGTTCGGCGGGGAGCAGATGGGCTGGGAGGGCGCGCTGGCCACGGTGGTCGAGGCGCCGCGCTCCCAGGTCTTCGTCGCCCTGTACGACCTGGCTCCGATGGACGAGGACTCCATGGACCGCTGGGAGGGTGTCGGCCTCGACATCTACCGGCGGATGCGGGTCCGGGTGCACACCCTGGACGGCGAGGAGCCGGCCTGGATGTATGTGCTGAACGGTTACGAGGGCGGGCTGCCCTCCGCCCGCTACCTCGGCGAGATCGCGGACGCAGCCGATTCGGCGGGCGCCCCGCACGACTATGCGATGGAGCTCCGCAAGCGCCCCTGCTGA